The Candidatus Zixiibacteriota bacterium region ATTATTCAGAGCATCTTCCGCTTTCTGATGCGTCAGACTATGATAGTTGCCTCGCGCCAAATCGAATATGAACTGCGCAGCGACTTATTCAGCCATATTCTAAAACTCGACCGTCCCTATTTCGACAACACACCCACTGGCGATATAATGGCGAGAATGACCAATGACCTTTTAGCTGTTAGGGCTATGGTAGGTCCCGGTATAATGCATTTTATTTCCACAATATTTACTTTCGTTGTGGCGATTGCCCTAATGTCTGTTATAAATGCCAGACTTACCCTGATAGCCTTTATATCTTTACCCTTTATCTCCGGCTTAACCTTTATTATCAGCAAGGAAGTGCATAAGCGATATGCTAAAATCCAGGAACAATACTCGACAATTACTGCCGATGTGCAGGAAAACCTGTCAGGCATCAGGGTTATCAAAGCATACGTTCAGGAGGATAATGCCTTAAAACGTTTCGGACGGCTTAACCGTGATTATATACACAAAAACCTCGATATGATTCGTATCTGGGGACTGTTCTTTCCGGTGATATTCGGTTTTACAGGCCTTTCAATTGCGCTTGTGTTATGGGTGGGCGGCAATCAGGTTATAAGCGGCTCTATAAAGCTTGGCGACTTAGTTGCATTCACTGCTTACCTTATGCTGTTAATGTGGCCAATGGCGGCTCTTGGCTGGGTTATGGGGCTATATCAAAGAGGAATGGCATCAATGAAGAGAATCGCCCGAATATTAAATTCATCGCCGGTTATCGTTAGCCCGGCCTTGAATGCGGTTAAAAAGAAGATACAAGGTAAAATTGAGTTTAAGAATCTTGAGTTTGCCTATAATGGCAAGCCGGTATTGAATAATGTAAATCTGTCAATTGATACAGGGGAAACAATAGCGATACTCGGTCATACGGGAAGCGGTAAAACGAGTCTGGTTTCGCTTATCCCTCGTATTTATCCTATACAAAAAGGCATGCTCTATATCGATGATACCGACATCAATGACTATGACCTTCAAAGCCTCCGTTCACAAATCGGATTGGTAGCTCAGGAGACTATCCTCTTTTCCCAAACTATCGAAAGCAATATTGCGTTTGGGAATGATGCAGGCCATTCAATTATTGAAAAGATGACGAATATTGCCGGTTTGACAGATGATATGGAAAGTTTTCCCTCGGGTTATAAAACCATGCTTGGCGAACGCGGTATAACTCTTTCGGGAGGCCAGAAACAGCGGACTGCCTTAGCTCGCGCTTTAGCCATTAAGCCGAAAATTCTAATCCTCGATGATGCTTTCTCCTCAGTTGATACAAAAACCGAAGAGCAAATACTGAAGAACCTGCGGCAGGTATTTTCTCGGTGCACGACTATAATTATTTCCCATCGCATTTCAACTGTAAAGGATTCCGATATGATTGTTGTTCTCGATGACGGTCGTATTGTTGAAGCCGGCAGTCATAAACAGCTTATCGCCGCCGGCGGTTTGTATAACAAGCTTTATAAACGTCAATTGTTAAGCCAGGAGTTGGAAGAGCTTTGAGCTATATAACCAATGAAGACATCAAGATGGTCGAGCATAAATACGGCAAGCCAATCGAGCTTACAACTGAGGTTACAGCTGTTCCTAAAGAGTTGGAGGCTATCCGCAAAAGCCAGAAGGATGGCAGGTCTCATGATGTTGCTTTATTTATATTCAAAGACGACCAGCTTTTATTTATTGCCAAGCATTTTTATCCGGCGGCTCTTTTTAGGGCGCCCTCCGGAGCCGCTAAACCCGGCGAGAGTATTATTGAGGGCGGCAAGCGTGAAGCATATGAGGAAACCGGCGCGAATGTTGAGCTTGAGAAATATTTGTTGAGAATAAAGGTCAAATTTATCTGTGGCGATGATTTCATCGATTGGACATCGTTTGTTTTTAAAGCGAAATATATCTCAGGCGAAATCAAACCTATTGATACAAGAGAAATCAGAGAAGCCCGTTTCGTTAATATAAGCGATATTCCCCGTTTCAATGAAATCATGCGCAAGATAAATATGGCCGGTTTTCGCTATCGTGTTTTCCTAACAGAGAACACAATGAAACTGCTTGATAATGAGATAGTTAAGTAAGGTAGGACGCAATCTCAATAGGCTAAATGTAAAATGAGCGCAAATTATCACGAGGAAGAAATACTCGGCAAAGCCTACGACAGCCGTTTGATGAAAAGGCTATTGGCATATCTGAAGCCCTATCGCGGTCTTGTATTTATAGCCATCGGCCTTATGATTCTAACATCTTTGGCGCAGCTTATCCCGCCGTATCTGACTAAAATCGCTATCGATAAGTATATCTTAGCAGGCGATTCTGACGGGCTTTTTAGGATAATCATCTTACTATTCGGAGCCATCGCAGCAGCTTTTATAATCGATTATGTTCAGCTTTACATAATGCAGTATATTGGCCAAAAGGCGATGTATGATTTGCGGATGCAGATATTTTCTCATGTCCAGAAGCTTGATTTGAAATTCTTCGACAAGAACCCGGTGGGCAGAATATTAACCAGAATCACCGGCGATGTTCAGGCTTTAAATGAGATGTTCACGGCCGGTGTGATTGAGATATTTGGCGATATATTCATGCTTCTGGGAATAATTATTGCCATGCTGGTAATCAATTGGCAGTTGGCGCTGGTTGTATTTTCGGTGCTGCCATTAGTCGTGATTGCGACCGTTTTATTTCGCAAGAAAGTTCGGCAGACTTTCCGCGATATTAGACTGACATCAGCAAAAATAAATGCTTTTATTCAGGAAAATGTTGCCGGCGTTACTGAGGTGCAGAGTTTTGTCGCTGAGGAAAAGACGTTTAACAGTTATGATAAAATCAATGTCGATTTAAAAAACGCTCACTTACGCACAGTTTTTTATTTTGCGATTTTCTTTCCGGCAATTGAAATAATCGGCGCGATTTCGTTAGCGCTGATTATCGGCTATGGCGGCGGGCGGATTCTTGACGGTGCGCTTACTTTTGGCGCGTTAGTGGCTTTCATTCAGTATGCCGACCGTTTTTATCGCCCGATTAGCGACCTTGCCGAGAAATATAATATTCTGCAATCGGCTATGGCATCATCCGAAAGAATATTCAAACTGCTCGATACCGAAAGCGGGATAGTAAACCCATCTAAGCCGGAAGCTATTAAGGCTATCAAGGGAGAAATAGAATTCAGGGATTTAACTTTCGAATATGAAGAAAATAACCCGGTGTTAAATGATATTAATTTAAAAATCAAAGCCGGCGAAAAAGTGGCTATTGTCGGAGCAACCGGTTCCGGTAAGACAACTCTTGCCAGTCTGCTGTGCCGGTTTTATGAATATGATAAGGGCGATATATTTATTGATGGAATATCGCTGAAGAAAATCAACGAGAGGGATATTCGCAGGCATATAGCCTTAGTGCTTCAGGATGTATTTCTGTTTTCCGGCGATATTAACCGTAATATCCGTCTCGGCTCCGAGGAAATCGCTTTAGATAATGTCAAGCAAGCCAGCAAAGAAATCGGCGCCGATAGATTTATCTCGAAGCTTGATGGCGGCTACGACTACCGTCTTACCGAACGGGGCGCAAACCTGTCGGTAGGACAGCGTCAGTTGATTGCTTTCGCGCGCGCTCTGGCATTCGACCCGGCTATATTAATCCTCGATGAGGCTACCTCATCTGTCGATACCGAAACCGAGATATTGATTCAAAAAGCGTTGAAAAAACTGTTAACCGATAGAACCTCAATTGTAATCGCTCATAGATTATCGACCATTAAATATGTTGACCGTATAATAGTTATGCACAAAAGTCGAATTAGAGAATCAGGCACGCATAATGAGCTTCTGCAAAAGAAAGGCATATACTACAAACTGTATCAGCTTCAGTATAAAGACCAGGAGGTAATGACAGGTAATGGATAGCTTTGATGATAGAATGAAAGTAGCGATAAAAGCCGCTAAAAAGGCTGGTAAATATCTTATGGATGTTTTGCCGCAAGATAGAGACATAAATAAAAAAGGCGTTGTCGATTTGGTTACAGAGGCGGATTATAAATCCGAAAAGATGATTTATGATATCATTACTCAAGCTTATCCTGATGATAGATTTTTAGCTGAGGAGGGCACAGTTACAGACAGCGGCTCTGATTTAATCTGGATTGTTGACCCGTTGGATGGCACTATCAACTATGCTCATCGATTTCCTTTTTTCTGTGTATCGATTGCGCTTGTGAAAGAAAACCAACCATTGCTTGCCTGCATATATAATCCTATTCTTGATGAATGCTTTACCGCCCTGAAAGGAAAGGGAACTTACCTTAATGGCAAGCCGGCGAATGTATCGGCAAACAGCAAATTAATCGACAGCTTGTTAGCCACCGGTTTTCCCTATGATGTCCGCGAATCTGAGGCTGACAATATGAACAACTTTATAATATTCTATAAGAAAGGTGCTCAGACTGTTCGCCGCGCCGGTTCGGCGGCATTAGACCTTGCCTATGTCGCTTGCGGTCGTTTCGATGGTTTCTGGGAATTCAAGCTTCATGCCTGGGATATTGCCGCGGGCATATTATTAGTCGAGGAGGCTGGCGGCAGGGTTACCGATTTTGAAGGCGGCGATATTGATTTATTCAAAGGCGAAGTGTTGGCATCAAATGGGGCTATTCATTCACAGATGCAGAAGATATTTAAAGAGGTAGAGAAGCTATAGGATAGGTTTTAGCATTTGATTATGTGTCAAGATGGCTCGCCTTGGGCGGGCGCCTTAAGCGGATTACATCCTAACGCTTGCAAAAAAGATAAAGCCCCGAATTTGTAATAAAATCGGGGCTTAATAATTAATTCATGTAAAAAAATGCTAATAATTCTTCGGCGGCTGGGCGACAGTTTGAGGCCCGGTTACCGGCGGATTGCCTGAAATAATTCCGATTTCGGTTATCGCTTTGGTTGTGCCGTCTATTGTGCAAACATGCCAGTAATCGCCTGATGAGGCTGTTGTGTCAGGCGGTGTGAATTTACTTACAGACCTGTCAGGCAAAAGCACAGAGACAATAGCGCCGGAATTAGGAATATCACTTGAGCCGGAGAAATGATGAACTGCGTATGTGTATGTTCCGGGGAATCCCTCGTATATAGCGACATGTTCCGGCCCCCAGCTTGTAACATCATCCACATCAAGGATAGTATATGGGGCGGCGCTGGCGCTTCCTTTGCTGTAATAGGCTATATGATAACTTGAACCCTCAATTTCCGGCGTCCAGAGGTGAGAATCCAAGTCGCCCGGGTTTTCATCCCAGATTAAAGTAAATTGAGCGAAAAAACTGCCTTCTACTAATACTATGCTATCGATATAAATTATGGGAATAAGGCTGTCTAAATAGGTCATATAATTTATATGCAAAGTGTCCGCATCAAAGATATTTAGTTCGAGTCCAACATGGACATTGAAAACAGTATCGCTGGCAATATAACTTTCACACAACGAGACAGTGCGGGTATCCGTATTAGTTAGCGAGGCGACATTGGGCGAGATTTGAATAATGATACCGCCCTCATAGCTTATTGTATCCATTAAAGTATAAACATCCGCAAGAGTGCCGGAGTAGCCGGCAGGCGTAGTCCATGAATCGGAGTAAGCGGCGTTATAGTATTCAGGCTCATCATAATATGAATGGATATCTCTATCTTTTTCAATTAGAACAAATTCTACGATTGTCTCAACAGTTTGAGGTGATGAGGTTTTCCCGGCACCATACATTATATCTTCTCGTATTTGTATCTCTTCATAGGGTACCATCTTGTAATTGGGATAATAGGAATCGTTTCCGCTGGCAACTAAATACAAG contains the following coding sequences:
- a CDS encoding ABC transporter ATP-binding protein; this translates as MERTASEIIKSYIYRHKRTLIWGMLAIVITTIFTMAAPWILRRAINALETDVTAGKLIIYASAIVGATIIQSIFRFLMRQTMIVASRQIEYELRSDLFSHILKLDRPYFDNTPTGDIMARMTNDLLAVRAMVGPGIMHFISTIFTFVVAIALMSVINARLTLIAFISLPFISGLTFIISKEVHKRYAKIQEQYSTITADVQENLSGIRVIKAYVQEDNALKRFGRLNRDYIHKNLDMIRIWGLFFPVIFGFTGLSIALVLWVGGNQVISGSIKLGDLVAFTAYLMLLMWPMAALGWVMGLYQRGMASMKRIARILNSSPVIVSPALNAVKKKIQGKIEFKNLEFAYNGKPVLNNVNLSIDTGETIAILGHTGSGKTSLVSLIPRIYPIQKGMLYIDDTDINDYDLQSLRSQIGLVAQETILFSQTIESNIAFGNDAGHSIIEKMTNIAGLTDDMESFPSGYKTMLGERGITLSGGQKQRTALARALAIKPKILILDDAFSSVDTKTEEQILKNLRQVFSRCTTIIISHRISTVKDSDMIVVLDDGRIVEAGSHKQLIAAGGLYNKLYKRQLLSQELEEL
- a CDS encoding ABC transporter ATP-binding protein; this encodes MSANYHEEEILGKAYDSRLMKRLLAYLKPYRGLVFIAIGLMILTSLAQLIPPYLTKIAIDKYILAGDSDGLFRIIILLFGAIAAAFIIDYVQLYIMQYIGQKAMYDLRMQIFSHVQKLDLKFFDKNPVGRILTRITGDVQALNEMFTAGVIEIFGDIFMLLGIIIAMLVINWQLALVVFSVLPLVVIATVLFRKKVRQTFRDIRLTSAKINAFIQENVAGVTEVQSFVAEEKTFNSYDKINVDLKNAHLRTVFYFAIFFPAIEIIGAISLALIIGYGGGRILDGALTFGALVAFIQYADRFYRPISDLAEKYNILQSAMASSERIFKLLDTESGIVNPSKPEAIKAIKGEIEFRDLTFEYEENNPVLNDINLKIKAGEKVAIVGATGSGKTTLASLLCRFYEYDKGDIFIDGISLKKINERDIRRHIALVLQDVFLFSGDINRNIRLGSEEIALDNVKQASKEIGADRFISKLDGGYDYRLTERGANLSVGQRQLIAFARALAFDPAILILDEATSSVDTETEILIQKALKKLLTDRTSIVIAHRLSTIKYVDRIIVMHKSRIRESGTHNELLQKKGIYYKLYQLQYKDQEVMTGNG
- a CDS encoding NUDIX hydrolase, translated to MSYITNEDIKMVEHKYGKPIELTTEVTAVPKELEAIRKSQKDGRSHDVALFIFKDDQLLFIAKHFYPAALFRAPSGAAKPGESIIEGGKREAYEETGANVELEKYLLRIKVKFICGDDFIDWTSFVFKAKYISGEIKPIDTREIREARFVNISDIPRFNEIMRKINMAGFRYRVFLTENTMKLLDNEIVK
- a CDS encoding inositol monophosphatase, translated to MDSFDDRMKVAIKAAKKAGKYLMDVLPQDRDINKKGVVDLVTEADYKSEKMIYDIITQAYPDDRFLAEEGTVTDSGSDLIWIVDPLDGTINYAHRFPFFCVSIALVKENQPLLACIYNPILDECFTALKGKGTYLNGKPANVSANSKLIDSLLATGFPYDVRESEADNMNNFIIFYKKGAQTVRRAGSAALDLAYVACGRFDGFWEFKLHAWDIAAGILLVEEAGGRVTDFEGGDIDLFKGEVLASNGAIHSQMQKIFKEVEKL